The following coding sequences lie in one Paracholeplasma manati genomic window:
- a CDS encoding heavy-metal-associated domain-containing protein: MKKRIQIEGMNCMHCVKHVTTALNEVEGVSQVVVNLKQNDAVIEVSENVQNDVLKNAISEAGYTAKTIEVL, from the coding sequence ATGAAAAAGAGAATTCAAATTGAAGGCATGAACTGCATGCATTGTGTTAAACATGTCACCACTGCTTTAAATGAAGTAGAAGGTGTATCACAAGTGGTAGTAAACCTAAAACAAAATGATGCGGTGATTGAAGTTTCTGAAAACGTTCAAAATGATGTACTAAAAAATGCCATCAGTGAAGCAGGCTACACAGCTAAAACCATTGAAGTATTATAA
- the tig gene encoding trigger factor translates to MKFEKLSTNRAKFTFEVTPHEFEHGLDHAFEHAVQNVEVKGFRKGKVPRNIFENKFGVESLYEDALNHVISHLYQHIFDEKSVVVVGEPQIDLDIKSVKRGEAFSVSIIVPIKPEVVLGDYKGVEVAKKNLVASEAEVEAEIKKLLAQNSSLEAKATDVLENGDTAIFDFEGFVDNVPFDGGKAENYELVIGSGQFIPGFEDGMVGLRIGESRDVNVQFPEQYQAEHLAGKPAVFKVKLHEIKVAKLEELNDAFVVGLKREGVETVEALRADIKASLEKQKESSEADRVTGTAVKFACDNATVDIPQEMIDQEVNQLRKNVENQAKQYNIDFEMFVQLNGLTMDQFNAEMNKQAKDRVLTSLVIEAVAQKENIVATEAEIDAKYEEIAQMYKLSVADVKKQLEPEVVTNEVTFNKAIDLLTASVKEV, encoded by the coding sequence ATGAAATTTGAAAAACTATCAACAAATCGTGCAAAGTTTACATTTGAAGTAACCCCGCACGAATTCGAACATGGACTAGATCATGCTTTTGAACATGCGGTTCAAAATGTCGAAGTAAAAGGGTTCAGAAAAGGCAAAGTGCCTAGAAACATATTTGAAAATAAATTTGGTGTAGAATCACTATATGAAGATGCTTTAAACCACGTCATTAGCCATTTATATCAACATATTTTTGATGAAAAATCCGTCGTTGTTGTCGGTGAACCACAAATCGATTTAGACATTAAATCGGTTAAAAGAGGCGAAGCTTTCTCTGTTTCTATCATCGTTCCAATCAAACCAGAAGTCGTTTTAGGCGATTATAAGGGTGTTGAAGTTGCGAAGAAGAATTTAGTTGCAAGCGAAGCTGAAGTTGAAGCTGAAATCAAAAAGTTATTGGCTCAAAACTCATCGTTAGAAGCGAAAGCAACCGACGTTTTAGAAAATGGCGATACTGCAATTTTCGATTTTGAAGGTTTTGTTGACAATGTACCATTTGATGGTGGCAAAGCAGAAAACTATGAATTAGTCATCGGTTCTGGTCAATTTATTCCAGGATTTGAAGATGGTATGGTTGGTTTAAGAATAGGTGAATCCAGAGACGTTAATGTCCAATTCCCTGAACAATACCAAGCAGAACACCTAGCTGGTAAACCAGCAGTCTTCAAAGTGAAACTACACGAAATCAAAGTAGCTAAGCTTGAAGAATTGAATGATGCATTTGTGGTTGGATTAAAGCGTGAAGGTGTTGAAACCGTTGAAGCTTTAAGAGCTGACATCAAGGCATCTTTAGAAAAACAAAAAGAATCCAGTGAAGCCGATCGTGTCACAGGGACTGCTGTCAAATTTGCATGTGACAATGCAACTGTAGATATCCCACAAGAAATGATCGACCAAGAAGTCAACCAATTACGTAAAAACGTAGAAAACCAAGCAAAACAATACAACATCGACTTTGAAATGTTCGTTCAACTCAACGGATTGACCATGGATCAATTCAATGCAGAAATGAATAAACAAGCCAAAGACAGAGTATTGACAAGCTTAGTCATCGAAGCCGTTGCACAAAAAGAAAACATCGTTGCAACCGAAGCTGAAATCGATGCGAAATACGAAGAAATCGCTCAAATGTATAAATTAAGCGTAGCTGATGTGAAAAAGCAATTAGAACCAGAAGTGGTCACTAATGAAGTCACATTCAACAAAGCGATTGATTTATTAACTGCAAGCGTTAAAGAAGTTTAA
- a CDS encoding S1C family serine protease, with protein sequence MKKFFGWVRNTIVVLGLLYVTSIFVDIRIEGVPLNTVYETAAKETFKFVEDLIERIRKEPEVSALTVTRNEEGQYVFATTIKNVKEDELISITIDNVVYTEFEVEDKRTYIIVKFVADVTFEPGEANKQFTVNNIRYTRNDTENILNADITGTAFKSIDLAIVEARKNSVIGIYNCVEGEFTTTCSSWGSGVIFDRDTREVTVGLNTFNEYDYYIITNAHVVEGGSIYRIYYNGNELNDRATLVGTYTDDTDLAILKLTTRAQLLVLSDNQFVTKTALPVYQGQTVFSIGSPGGPQNFNTVKEGIVTALNVPISLGNDSSLCPNTCSSFQTNAALGAGSSGGAMFDSAGNLIGIHFAGNEENTVSSEIPMSKVFEAIEAILNEE encoded by the coding sequence ATGAAGAAATTCTTCGGTTGGGTACGCAATACGATTGTCGTCCTTGGTTTGCTCTATGTAACGAGCATTTTTGTCGATATTCGCATTGAAGGGGTCCCACTAAATACTGTATACGAAACAGCTGCTAAAGAAACGTTCAAGTTCGTCGAAGATTTGATTGAACGTATCCGTAAAGAACCTGAAGTCAGTGCGTTGACCGTCACTCGTAATGAGGAGGGTCAATATGTCTTCGCTACCACCATAAAAAATGTGAAGGAAGACGAACTCATTTCAATCACAATTGATAATGTAGTTTACACCGAGTTCGAGGTCGAAGATAAACGTACATACATCATTGTTAAGTTTGTTGCAGACGTTACATTCGAGCCTGGTGAAGCCAACAAACAGTTTACAGTCAATAACATTCGCTATACCAGAAATGATACAGAGAATATACTAAATGCTGACATCACTGGTACTGCTTTTAAATCGATTGATCTAGCGATTGTAGAAGCCAGAAAAAACAGTGTTATAGGCATATACAATTGTGTTGAAGGTGAATTTACCACTACTTGCAGTTCATGGGGTTCAGGTGTCATTTTTGATCGAGATACCCGAGAAGTGACTGTAGGTTTAAATACCTTTAATGAATATGACTACTACATCATCACCAATGCCCACGTGGTTGAAGGTGGTTCGATTTATCGTATCTATTACAATGGCAATGAGCTTAACGACCGCGCTACCTTGGTTGGTACATACACCGATGACACAGATTTAGCCATTTTAAAATTAACCACAAGAGCACAATTGCTCGTATTAAGTGACAATCAATTTGTTACGAAGACCGCTTTACCAGTCTATCAAGGACAAACCGTATTTTCCATCGGTTCACCCGGTGGTCCACAAAACTTTAATACCGTTAAAGAAGGCATTGTTACGGCGTTAAATGTGCCAATCAGTTTGGGTAATGATTCTAGTTTGTGTCCAAATACATGTAGTTCATTCCAAACCAATGCTGCATTGGGTGCTGGGTCTTCTGGTGGTGCCATGTTTGACAGCGCAGGCAACCTGATTGGTATCCATTTTGCTGGTAATGAAGAGAATACCGTGTCTTCTGAAATACCGATGTCAAAAGTATTTGAGGCCATTGAAGCAATTTTGAATGAAGAATAA
- a CDS encoding NAD-dependent epimerase/dehydratase family protein: MKIFMIGGTGLLGSAAASKFIQESHQVITIALPPLPTDFNIPGLEIILGNYLQMTDETLLSYMRGCEGFVFAAGIDERIESKPPIYDMFKKYNIDPVDRLLKLAKQAGITQVVILGSYFAYFDRVRPSLKLSKTHPYIKSRVEQARIALSHANDSFHVAVLELPYIFGVQKGRKPVWTIIVERIVKMKKRTYYPKGGTTMVTTTQVAQAIYGAITRHKGAKCYPIGYYNLTNREFLVIVHEALGTPNKPIILIPKVVFKIAMFFETKRRKRAGVEGGLNLVKFASLQCTNQFIDPSLGSNLLGVEPDDIKQAIIDSIKLSYEALHTSNMIDMKKD; encoded by the coding sequence TTGAAAATATTCATGATTGGTGGTACTGGTTTATTAGGCAGCGCTGCAGCATCCAAATTCATACAAGAATCACATCAAGTTATCACGATTGCTTTGCCACCATTACCTACAGATTTTAATATCCCAGGGTTAGAAATCATTTTGGGCAATTATTTACAAATGACGGATGAAACCTTACTGTCATACATGCGTGGTTGTGAAGGATTTGTATTCGCGGCGGGTATTGATGAGCGAATTGAATCGAAACCACCCATTTATGATATGTTCAAAAAATACAATATTGATCCGGTAGATCGATTACTGAAGTTAGCTAAACAAGCAGGTATCACTCAAGTCGTCATCTTAGGCTCATACTTTGCGTATTTTGATCGGGTCAGACCATCATTGAAATTATCGAAAACTCACCCGTATATTAAGAGTCGTGTGGAACAAGCGCGGATTGCTTTATCCCATGCCAACGATTCTTTTCATGTAGCGGTGTTAGAACTGCCCTATATTTTCGGTGTACAAAAAGGTCGAAAACCAGTTTGGACAATCATTGTAGAACGCATCGTTAAAATGAAAAAGCGTACCTACTATCCAAAAGGAGGTACGACCATGGTAACAACCACACAGGTTGCCCAAGCCATCTATGGCGCGATAACAAGACATAAAGGGGCGAAATGCTACCCAATTGGTTACTATAATTTGACGAATCGTGAATTCTTAGTGATCGTTCATGAAGCCCTGGGTACACCGAATAAACCCATCATTCTTATCCCAAAAGTGGTCTTTAAAATCGCGATGTTTTTCGAAACCAAAAGAAGAAAACGTGCAGGTGTTGAAGGTGGTTTAAATTTGGTGAAGTTTGCTTCATTGCAGTGTACAAACCAATTCATTGATCCATCCCTTGGTTCCAATTTGTTGGGTGTTGAACCTGACGATATTAAGCAAGCCATCATAGATTCGATTAAATTATCCTATGAAGCACTTCATACATCAAACATGATTGACATGAAAAAAGATTAA
- a CDS encoding RNA-guided endonuclease InsQ/TnpB family protein, whose product MPYKALKTRLYLNSNHHQFLLSLMRASRSLYNQALYNARQYFIKTNGYLSYNENYQLLKDSEHYRYLSTTQGQMVIRKVDEAMKGFFGSLKSKVKQTIRLPRYLKKDTHYPIYDRMIYKPNDKVYTLPRSNFIKKVSKELEKDSKQIHKHTFELNEVNALSLDIQTPKCIENKPIKEITIKSYYDGQYIEVVYVYLDETPKVETSHHTETMGIDFGYNNLAFCSVTNNAHLLIDGKRLKSMNQFYHKEIAKLASIRPNQNVLTKQMIRLMDKRNHQMDYGIYKAAKLIIHHAIENKVKQIIIGYNDTFKDERLSDTYNQWTKSIPVAKLRDRIIYLAEQIGIETKVINEAYTSKASYLDQDEFVKGDFSGVRIKRGLYKSQKGTLINADQNASLNMIRKGNPDAIWIGNKGVNTPKRTYLFGV is encoded by the coding sequence ATGCCTTATAAAGCCCTAAAAACAAGACTCTATTTGAATTCAAATCACCACCAGTTTCTGTTATCTTTAATGCGTGCTTCTAGAAGCCTATATAATCAAGCGCTCTATAATGCGAGACAATATTTTATAAAAACCAATGGCTACTTATCCTATAACGAAAACTATCAACTACTCAAAGACAGTGAACACTATCGTTACTTAAGTACCACTCAAGGTCAAATGGTCATTCGTAAAGTCGATGAAGCGATGAAAGGCTTCTTTGGATCATTGAAGTCTAAGGTTAAACAAACCATTAGACTACCTAGATACTTAAAGAAAGATACCCATTATCCCATCTATGACCGAATGATCTATAAACCAAATGATAAAGTCTATACATTACCCAGAAGTAACTTCATCAAGAAAGTATCGAAAGAACTTGAAAAGGATTCAAAACAGATTCATAAACATACATTTGAGTTAAATGAAGTAAACGCGTTATCTCTAGACATCCAAACACCAAAATGTATCGAAAACAAACCAATCAAAGAAATCACCATCAAATCTTATTATGATGGCCAGTACATCGAAGTGGTTTATGTCTATCTAGATGAAACACCTAAAGTTGAAACAAGTCATCATACAGAAACCATGGGGATAGATTTTGGGTATAACAACCTAGCGTTTTGTTCAGTAACGAATAATGCACATTTATTGATTGATGGAAAACGATTAAAGAGTATGAATCAGTTTTATCATAAAGAAATCGCTAAGTTAGCGAGCATTAGACCCAATCAAAATGTCTTAACGAAACAAATGATTCGTCTAATGGATAAACGTAACCATCAAATGGATTATGGGATCTATAAAGCAGCTAAACTCATTATCCATCACGCAATAGAAAACAAAGTAAAACAGATTATCATTGGTTATAACGATACCTTCAAAGATGAAAGACTATCAGATACCTATAATCAATGGACCAAGAGTATACCAGTAGCTAAACTAAGAGATCGAATCATCTATCTAGCAGAACAAATAGGTATTGAGACTAAAGTCATCAATGAAGCATACACTTCAAAAGCTTCATATCTCGACCAAGATGAATTCGTTAAAGGTGATTTCTCTGGAGTAAGAATCAAAAGAGGTTTATATAAGAGTCAAAAAGGCACTTTGATCAACGCGGACCAAAATGCCTCATTAAATATGATTCGAAAAGGTAATCCCGATGCCATATGGATAGGGAATAAAGGTGTGAACACACCTAAGCGTACATACCTATTTGGTGTGTAG